Within Candidatus Kapaibacterium sp., the genomic segment CCTGACGTGGTCACCGACCAGACCAGTGCCCACGACCCCATGTACGGCTATGTCCCCCCACTGGAGCCCGACGAGACGCCCGAGGAGATCCGACGCCAGGACCCGAAAGGCTACCGGATGCGTGTCCTCATGGCCATGGCCGACCACTGCAGGGCCATGGTCGAGATGAAGCATCGGGGCGCCGTCGTATTCGACTACGGCAACAACCTCCGCTCCTTCGCCCAAGAGGGCGGCTTCCACGACGCCTTCAGCTACCCAGGCTTCGTCGAAGCGTTCATCCGAGATCTCTTCTGCGAGGGGCGCGGCCCCTTCCGATGGGTGGCTCTCTCCGGCGAGCCACACGACATCTACCGCACCGACGAGGCGGTCCGGAAGCTCTTCCCGG encodes:
- a CDS encoding urocanate hydratase (catalyzes the formation of 4-imidazolone-5-propanoate from urocanate during histidine metabolism), whose translation is PDVVTDQTSAHDPMYGYVPPLEPDETPEEIRRQDPKGYRMRVLMAMADHCRAMVEMKHRGAVVFDYGNNLRSFAQEGGFHDAFSYPGFVEAFIRDLFCEGRGPFRWVALSGEPHDIYRTDEAVRKLFPDDEALQRWLRLAPQKIRFQGLPARICWLGYGERDRAGLLFNDMVRRGELEAPIVIGRDHLDGGSVASPYRETEGMLDGSDAVADWPLLNFALNVASGAGWVAFHHGGGVGMGYSLH